A stretch of the Thalassotalea euphylliae genome encodes the following:
- the rapA gene encoding RNA polymerase-associated protein RapA, whose product MHFFPGQRWISDSESDQGLGTVTGVENRHVTIIFTATGEARKYAIDNAPLTRVVFNPGDLVPSHEGWMLKVEDVIEQGGLLSYTGTRVDTGEQIQLKEVMIDHFIKFNKPQDRLINGQVDRLDWFRLRKASLKHQYEQQQSPLVGLAGGRVSLIPHQLYIAEEVGSRFAPRVLLADEVGLGKTIEAGLIIHQQLVTGRAQRVLIVVPDSLMHQWLVEMLRRFNLKFAIYDEERCQQSGDENPFSAEQLVLVNLSFITESPQWYEALIAEDWDLMVVDEAHHLNWSKEAPSIEYQCIEQLAQVIPGVLLLTATPDQLGHESHFARLRLLDPDRFYDYQAFIEEESHYTEVADAANALVAKQALSATQSETLKKLLHETDISSQLAELTGDDEKVQETARQGLIKQLLDRHGTGRILFRNSRNTIKGFPERKALPAPLTLPEAYQQSINDLVADKSADELVELKQSKLLNTPERLYSLSSATSNWYDIDPRVDYLIDLLKSLTQEKVLVICAHADTAIELENALRVKEGIRAAVFHEGLSIFERDRAAAYFAQEEDSAQVLLCSEIGSEGRNFQFAHHLVLFDLPTNPDLLEQRIGRLDRIGQTQTIKLHIPYFEQSPQALLYRWYQESLNAFEHTCVTGRAVFESHGSELQAAMFAQNWQGDAIDAVIEASHQQHLTIKQELESGRDKLLELNSSGQGRAQEIVEQVAKLDNQIDLPQYMFQVFDVFGIQQDDKADNAIALNPTEHMLSPNFPQLPEDGTTVTFDRETALACEDYQLLSWDHPMVRGAMDLVLSDEIGNASIGLLKNPALPVGTFFLECIFTVEATAPSHLQLGRYLPTTPIRVLVDKAGNNLASKVSSQVLEQQLTPVKKQVATQLIKALKGEVPALVTKAEAHAQAQIPAITQKANANMHQTLDQEFDRLQALAAINPSVRQAELDFIKTQQSQLTDYLAKAQLTFEAIRLIVVTH is encoded by the coding sequence ATGCATTTTTTTCCTGGCCAACGTTGGATCAGTGATAGTGAATCAGATCAAGGTCTTGGTACAGTTACCGGTGTCGAAAATCGTCATGTCACGATAATTTTTACCGCCACTGGTGAAGCGAGAAAATATGCAATCGACAATGCGCCATTAACCCGCGTAGTTTTTAATCCTGGTGATTTGGTGCCAAGCCATGAAGGCTGGATGCTAAAAGTTGAAGATGTCATCGAGCAAGGTGGCTTACTTTCCTACACAGGCACACGCGTTGATACGGGCGAGCAAATCCAGTTAAAAGAAGTGATGATAGATCACTTTATCAAGTTCAATAAGCCGCAAGACCGCTTAATCAATGGCCAAGTAGATCGCCTTGACTGGTTCCGTCTACGCAAAGCCAGCCTTAAACATCAATACGAGCAACAACAGTCACCGCTAGTTGGCTTAGCGGGCGGTCGCGTTAGCTTAATTCCACACCAACTTTATATCGCTGAAGAAGTCGGTAGCCGATTCGCGCCAAGGGTATTGCTTGCCGATGAAGTTGGTTTAGGTAAAACCATTGAAGCTGGTTTGATTATCCATCAACAACTCGTCACAGGCCGCGCCCAACGTGTGTTGATTGTGGTACCTGATTCGCTAATGCATCAATGGCTCGTAGAAATGCTACGCCGCTTTAACTTAAAGTTTGCTATTTACGATGAAGAGCGCTGCCAGCAAAGTGGCGACGAGAACCCGTTTAGCGCCGAGCAATTAGTCTTAGTAAACCTAAGTTTCATCACAGAAAGTCCGCAATGGTACGAAGCACTCATTGCCGAAGACTGGGACTTAATGGTTGTCGATGAAGCGCATCACCTTAACTGGTCAAAAGAAGCACCTAGCATTGAATACCAGTGTATTGAACAGCTTGCACAAGTGATCCCAGGTGTATTGCTATTAACAGCAACGCCAGATCAATTAGGCCACGAAAGCCACTTTGCCCGTTTGCGTCTGCTTGACCCTGATCGTTTCTACGATTACCAAGCCTTTATTGAAGAAGAAAGCCACTACACCGAAGTTGCCGATGCTGCTAATGCCTTAGTTGCCAAACAAGCGCTAAGCGCAACACAGAGCGAAACGCTGAAAAAGCTACTACATGAAACTGATATTAGCAGCCAGCTAGCCGAACTAACGGGCGATGATGAAAAGGTGCAAGAAACGGCGCGCCAAGGCTTAATTAAGCAATTACTCGATCGCCATGGTACTGGGCGCATTCTGTTTAGAAACAGCCGTAATACCATTAAAGGCTTCCCAGAGCGAAAAGCACTGCCTGCGCCACTTACCTTGCCAGAAGCTTACCAACAAAGTATCAATGATTTAGTCGCAGATAAATCAGCCGACGAGTTAGTAGAACTTAAACAAAGTAAGCTCTTAAACACGCCAGAGCGTCTATACAGCTTAAGCTCAGCAACAAGCAATTGGTATGATATCGACCCTCGCGTTGACTACTTAATTGACCTATTAAAATCACTAACTCAAGAAAAAGTGTTAGTAATTTGTGCCCATGCCGATACAGCGATTGAGCTCGAAAACGCCTTGCGCGTAAAAGAAGGTATTCGCGCGGCGGTATTCCACGAAGGTTTAAGTATTTTCGAACGTGACCGCGCCGCTGCTTACTTCGCCCAAGAAGAAGATAGCGCACAAGTGCTGCTTTGTTCAGAAATAGGTAGTGAAGGCCGTAACTTCCAGTTCGCTCACCACTTGGTGTTATTCGACCTGCCAACTAACCCTGATTTATTAGAGCAGCGCATTGGTCGTTTAGATCGTATTGGTCAAACACAAACCATCAAGTTACATATCCCGTATTTTGAGCAATCACCACAAGCGCTGCTCTACCGCTGGTACCAAGAGTCATTAAATGCCTTTGAACACACTTGTGTAACGGGTCGTGCGGTATTTGAAAGCCATGGCAGTGAGTTACAAGCGGCAATGTTTGCGCAAAACTGGCAAGGTGATGCCATTGATGCTGTGATTGAAGCAAGCCATCAGCAACATCTAACCATCAAGCAAGAGCTTGAAAGTGGCCGTGACAAATTGCTCGAGCTGAATTCAAGTGGCCAAGGCCGCGCGCAAGAAATTGTTGAACAGGTAGCAAAATTAGATAACCAAATCGACTTGCCACAGTATATGTTCCAAGTGTTTGATGTTTTTGGTATTCAGCAAGACGACAAAGCTGACAATGCCATTGCCCTAAACCCAACTGAGCATATGCTATCGCCAAACTTCCCGCAGTTACCGGAAGATGGCACCACAGTGACCTTTGATCGCGAAACTGCCTTGGCATGTGAAGACTACCAGCTACTTTCATGGGATCACCCTATGGTGCGTGGCGCGATGGATTTAGTGCTCAGCGACGAAATTGGTAACGCCAGCATCGGTTTATTGAAAAACCCAGCACTGCCCGTTGGTACATTCTTCCTAGAGTGTATTTTCACCGTTGAAGCAACGGCGCCAAGCCACTTGCAACTGGGCCGTTACTTGCCAACTACGCCGATTCGCGTGTTAGTGGACAAAGCGGGGAATAACTTAGCGAGCAAGGTGTCTTCACAAGTGCTTGAGCAGCAATTAACGCCAGTGAAAAAGCAAGTGGCGACTCAGCTGATTAAAGCACTAAAAGGTGAAGTGCCTGCATTGGTGACTAAAGCAGAAGCACATGCACAAGCGCAAATTCCGGCGATCACACAAAAGGCTAACGCCAATATGCATCAAACACTTGATCAAGAGTTTGATCGCCTTCAAGCATTAGCGGCGATTAACCCAAGTGTTCGCCAAGCAGAGCTCGACTTTATTAAAACGCAGCAAAGCCAATTAACTGATTACTTAGCCAAAGCACAGTTAACCTTTGAAGCAATTCGCTTGATTGTGGTGACTCACTAA
- a CDS encoding RluA family pseudouridine synthase, producing MVANPDFIYRPPMSPYLDIIYRDDDLVVLNKQSGILSVPGRLAEHQDCLQHRVMSVLPTATIVHRLDMATSGIIVMALNKAAHVDISRQFEKRQTQKSYLARVYGQLDEPSGEVELPLICDWPNRPKQKVDHEHGKKALTRYQLIRQESETALVELTPVTGRSHQLRVHMLALGHPIIGDRLYAHDQALALSNRLQLHAHSLTFAHPVTKERLTFTAPCLFKDHIPQA from the coding sequence ATGGTAGCCAATCCTGATTTTATCTATCGACCACCAATGTCACCTTATTTAGACATCATCTATCGAGACGATGACTTGGTAGTGCTAAATAAGCAAAGTGGCATTTTATCGGTGCCCGGTCGTTTAGCTGAACATCAGGACTGTTTACAACACCGCGTAATGTCGGTCCTGCCGACAGCAACTATAGTACACCGCTTAGATATGGCGACATCAGGTATTATTGTGATGGCACTTAATAAAGCCGCTCATGTCGATATCAGTCGCCAGTTCGAAAAGCGTCAAACTCAAAAAAGCTACCTTGCTCGCGTCTATGGTCAACTAGACGAGCCTTCAGGTGAAGTAGAATTGCCGCTCATTTGTGACTGGCCTAATCGCCCTAAGCAAAAAGTCGATCATGAGCACGGTAAAAAAGCGCTGACCCGCTACCAGCTTATCCGCCAAGAGAGCGAAACTGCCTTGGTTGAACTAACGCCAGTGACTGGCCGCTCTCATCAATTACGGGTGCATATGTTAGCCCTTGGTCACCCAATTATTGGCGACCGCCTCTATGCCCATGACCAAGCATTAGCACTAAGCAATCGTCTGCAACTACATGCCCACTCTTTGACCTTTGCACACCCTGTAACTAAAGAACGTTTAACCTTTACCGCACCTTGCCTGTTTAAAGACCATATTCCACAAGCCTAA
- a CDS encoding DUF3530 family protein, with product MKHSISVIFFFAISFLLSTTSVNAQQAPDADQAASDSAMQDKSMQEKNMQDKNMADGDMKSSDMAGKGMADDQSNIRPPVSLIEQFTQDIERSLDSGLVNPMLAGTEDFLTILQPDNHSTDRGIAILLPEWNQAATDTRAINYLRQHLPNEGWTTIAIQPITKPENYPSQQLKPSLAAEENKEMLTKYAEQLAPMLTSVMEKAAEYPGVFLVIAQGNNAAILLDLYEQAAVEQPNALITLSAHRQSAAGNQRLAEQIAGSELPVLDIVLKKDVHWIKYFAQDRQKAAKRELKPIYRQRELTNFRAGYYPEERLAKEIKGWLTTVGW from the coding sequence GTGAAGCATTCTATTTCTGTCATTTTCTTTTTCGCGATTAGTTTTTTACTAAGCACAACAAGTGTTAACGCACAGCAAGCCCCTGATGCAGATCAGGCTGCTAGCGACAGTGCTATGCAAGATAAGTCAATGCAAGAAAAGAACATGCAAGACAAAAACATGGCCGACGGTGATATGAAAAGTAGCGACATGGCTGGTAAGGGCATGGCTGATGACCAATCCAACATTCGCCCACCAGTTTCACTTATCGAGCAGTTTACCCAAGACATAGAACGAAGCCTTGATAGTGGTCTAGTCAACCCTATGCTGGCAGGTACCGAAGATTTTCTGACCATTCTGCAGCCTGACAATCACAGTACCGATCGCGGTATCGCGATTTTACTACCTGAATGGAACCAAGCAGCAACAGATACTCGTGCCATTAATTATTTGCGGCAGCACCTGCCCAATGAAGGCTGGACAACGATTGCGATCCAACCTATCACTAAACCGGAAAACTACCCTAGCCAGCAACTAAAACCTTCGCTAGCTGCTGAAGAAAACAAGGAAATGTTGACGAAATACGCTGAGCAACTAGCGCCCATGCTTACTAGTGTGATGGAGAAAGCAGCGGAGTACCCCGGTGTATTCTTAGTAATAGCGCAAGGAAATAACGCTGCAATTTTGCTTGATTTGTATGAACAAGCCGCCGTTGAACAGCCCAATGCCTTGATTACCTTGAGCGCTCATCGGCAAAGCGCGGCAGGTAATCAGCGTTTAGCAGAGCAGATTGCAGGCTCTGAGCTACCTGTATTAGATATTGTCCTGAAAAAAGACGTTCACTGGATCAAATACTTTGCTCAAGACCGACAAAAAGCCGCTAAGCGTGAATTAAAGCCCATCTATCGCCAACGAGAGTTAACCAACTTTCGCGCGGGCTATTACCCAGAAGAGCGCTTAGCAAAAGAAATTAAAGGTTGGCTGACCACCGTTGGTTGGTAG
- a CDS encoding YSC84-related protein: MTLSMPLKIQLFACAALLACLSPKAALASADEDRKEINEMRTQILQRLYKEEPSTKALIRKAAGYATFSNIGVNLIFLSAGGGSGVVRDNATGQDIYMKMGTAGVGIGLGVKDFSAVFVFHSKKALNNFVEYGWDFSGQADAAAKSGKKGSEGSAAVTVIKEVDVYQMTENGLALQATLQGTKYWKNDKLN, from the coding sequence ATGACTTTATCAATGCCTTTAAAAATTCAATTATTTGCTTGTGCAGCGCTACTTGCTTGCCTTTCGCCTAAGGCTGCCTTGGCAAGTGCTGATGAAGATCGCAAGGAAATTAACGAGATGCGCACGCAAATACTGCAGCGACTCTATAAAGAAGAGCCAAGCACCAAGGCACTTATTCGCAAAGCGGCTGGCTACGCAACCTTTTCAAATATCGGTGTTAATTTGATTTTTCTCTCTGCAGGCGGCGGTAGTGGTGTGGTTCGAGATAACGCTACAGGTCAAGACATTTATATGAAAATGGGTACGGCAGGCGTGGGTATCGGCTTAGGTGTTAAAGATTTTAGCGCGGTGTTTGTGTTTCATTCGAAAAAAGCACTGAATAATTTTGTTGAATACGGCTGGGACTTTTCTGGTCAAGCGGATGCCGCCGCTAAATCTGGTAAAAAAGGTAGTGAGGGCAGCGCTGCGGTAACTGTTATCAAGGAAGTGGACGTTTATCAGATGACGGAAAATGGCCTAGCATTGCAGGCGACACTGCAAGGTACTAAATACTGGAAAAATGATAAATTGAATTAG
- the djlA gene encoding co-chaperone DjlA, which produces MRIWGKLLGFLFGFMLTKNIFGALLGLWLGHRFDKGVGLNFESFSVNEQDEMTRQAAFFYTSFSVMGHIAKAKGRVTEHEIAFATAYMNKLGLKGELRQQAQEAFREGKVAGFPLKERLQKFKQSCRARNDLMLMFLEIQIQVAFADGSLDPAEREVLHKIAGHLGFSAQDLDRLLEMIIAGESFQRHQQQQSRGGQHSRQTGSKSLLKDAYKVLGVSESASKQEVKKAYKKLMSQHHPDKLVAKGLPAEMMELAKQKTQDIQAAYDLINRHL; this is translated from the coding sequence ATGCGAATTTGGGGTAAGTTACTAGGCTTTCTATTTGGCTTTATGCTCACTAAAAATATATTTGGTGCGCTACTTGGCCTATGGCTAGGCCACAGATTTGACAAGGGTGTCGGCCTGAATTTCGAAAGCTTCAGTGTTAACGAGCAGGATGAAATGACTCGCCAAGCGGCATTTTTCTATACCTCTTTTTCTGTCATGGGCCATATCGCAAAAGCCAAAGGACGAGTTACCGAGCACGAAATTGCTTTTGCTACCGCCTATATGAATAAGCTGGGTTTGAAAGGAGAATTACGTCAGCAAGCCCAAGAAGCATTCCGAGAAGGTAAAGTTGCTGGTTTTCCGCTAAAAGAGCGTTTGCAAAAATTTAAGCAAAGCTGTCGTGCCCGCAATGACTTGATGTTAATGTTTTTGGAAATCCAAATCCAAGTTGCTTTTGCTGATGGTTCACTTGACCCTGCGGAACGTGAAGTACTGCATAAAATTGCTGGTCATTTAGGTTTTTCGGCACAAGATTTAGATCGATTACTGGAAATGATTATTGCTGGTGAATCTTTCCAACGCCATCAACAGCAACAAAGTCGAGGTGGCCAGCACAGTAGACAAACCGGTTCTAAGTCATTGTTAAAAGATGCTTATAAAGTGCTTGGTGTGAGTGAATCTGCGTCTAAACAAGAAGTGAAAAAAGCCTATAAAAAACTGATGTCTCAGCATCACCCAGACAAACTTGTTGCCAAAGGCTTACCTGCAGAAATGATGGAATTAGCCAAACAAAAAACTCAGGATATTCAAGCCGCTTACGATCTTATTAATCGTCATTTGTAA
- the murU gene encoding N-acetylmuramate alpha-1-phosphate uridylyltransferase MurU — translation MRAMILAAGRGERMRPLTDHTPKPLLEVKGKALIEYHLEQLNQLGITDVVINHAWLGEQFPQKLGNGSKYGVNIHYSAESDGALETAGGIIKALPLLIDQSLVEEESTANAAQEPFLVINGDVFLSGQFTQLPKLAEDKLAHLWLVENPEHNPEGDFYLHDGLVINDFADNATRFTFSGIALYRPAFFSALASETAQKLALGPSLRALAAQHRISGELLNIGWTDVGTPERLALLNQTAE, via the coding sequence GTGAGAGCCATGATATTAGCGGCTGGCCGTGGTGAGCGAATGAGACCATTAACTGACCATACGCCTAAGCCCTTGCTTGAAGTTAAAGGAAAAGCACTAATTGAATATCACCTAGAGCAGCTCAATCAGCTTGGTATTACTGACGTGGTAATTAACCATGCGTGGCTAGGAGAGCAATTCCCACAAAAGCTAGGTAATGGCAGTAAATATGGCGTAAACATTCACTATAGTGCTGAGTCTGATGGCGCATTAGAAACTGCTGGTGGCATCATTAAAGCATTGCCACTTCTAATAGACCAGAGCTTAGTTGAAGAGGAGTCAACGGCAAATGCAGCACAAGAGCCATTTTTAGTGATTAATGGCGATGTGTTTTTGTCTGGTCAATTTACTCAGCTACCTAAGCTAGCAGAAGATAAATTGGCGCACTTGTGGCTTGTTGAAAATCCTGAACATAACCCAGAAGGTGACTTTTATTTGCATGACGGGCTGGTCATAAATGATTTTGCTGACAATGCAACGCGGTTTACTTTTAGTGGTATTGCCCTCTATCGACCAGCGTTTTTTAGCGCACTGGCGAGCGAAACAGCTCAAAAATTAGCATTAGGGCCATCACTGCGTGCTTTAGCGGCGCAGCATCGAATTTCGGGTGAGTTATTAAATATTGGCTGGACAGATGTGGGTACGCCAGAGCGATTAGCCTTGCTCAACCAAACAGCGGAATAA
- a CDS encoding aminoglycoside phosphotransferase family protein, which yields MSSVPHAVPRIHELAQWLEQSGFSSPQLVAMTGDAGFRCYYRFSFQNVDYIAVDAPPKYCNNSAFLAIANQLAEHSINVPKIYAYDLAKGFFCLQDFGRCLLADVLSDESMPTWYKEAIDLLPSIAQTVKTPDMPVFDRAFVETELSIFTEWLLAKYLRLTLSADEQAMLEQSFTCLVDNTLEQPQVFMHRDFHSRNLMVLGDKQSSAAQLGVIDFQDAVLGPITYDVVSLLRDCYVKWPAEQIAPLFEYFVAQMSQASVTTSLADIPFTTWQRWFDLTGLQRHIKASGIFARLLLRDNKAGYIKDIPLTLSYIVDIASQYEELTPLAQFVESRVIPAVAELNQEQVS from the coding sequence TTGTCTTCAGTTCCCCACGCAGTACCCCGCATTCATGAACTAGCTCAATGGCTTGAACAATCGGGATTCTCGTCACCTCAATTAGTCGCCATGACGGGTGATGCAGGCTTTCGTTGCTATTATCGATTTAGTTTTCAAAACGTTGATTATATTGCGGTTGATGCCCCTCCTAAATACTGCAATAACAGTGCATTTTTAGCGATTGCCAATCAGCTTGCCGAGCATAGTATTAACGTACCTAAAATCTATGCCTATGATTTAGCAAAGGGCTTTTTCTGCTTACAGGACTTTGGTCGTTGTCTATTGGCTGATGTACTAAGCGATGAGTCGATGCCAACGTGGTATAAAGAGGCCATTGATTTATTGCCAAGTATTGCGCAGACCGTAAAAACACCTGATATGCCTGTATTTGATCGCGCATTTGTGGAAACTGAGCTGTCGATATTTACTGAGTGGTTACTGGCGAAGTATTTAAGGCTCACATTAAGTGCTGACGAACAAGCAATGCTTGAGCAAAGCTTTACTTGCCTTGTTGATAACACTCTAGAGCAGCCGCAAGTGTTTATGCATCGCGACTTTCACAGTCGTAACCTAATGGTGCTAGGCGACAAGCAGAGCAGCGCCGCTCAGCTTGGGGTGATTGATTTCCAAGATGCTGTACTTGGCCCGATTACTTATGATGTGGTGTCACTGTTACGTGACTGCTATGTTAAATGGCCTGCGGAGCAAATAGCGCCACTGTTCGAATATTTTGTCGCGCAAATGTCGCAAGCCAGTGTAACAACATCGCTAGCCGACATTCCGTTTACCACTTGGCAACGCTGGTTCGATCTAACCGGCTTGCAACGCCATATCAAAGCCAGTGGTATTTTTGCCCGATTGCTGCTTCGGGATAACAAAGCGGGTTATATCAAAGATATCCCACTTACCTTATCTTATATTGTTGATATTGCCAGCCAGTACGAAGAGCTTACGCCGTTAGCACAATTTGTTGAAAGCCGAGTGATACCTGCCGTTGCTGAGCTTAATCAGGAGCAAGTTTCGTGA